The proteins below are encoded in one region of Pantoea sp. At-9b:
- a CDS encoding Gfo/Idh/MocA family protein, whose translation MTVKIGLIGLGMIGRDHLKRFKDVITGAQVTAVCDINKSVADNIAAEYGATPFYDAEAMIHSPLVDAVFICSIGPVHKTQILTAFQAGKPVFCEKPLTPTADEAKEIIDAEVKAGKRLLQLGFMRRFDPGYQALKQSIDRGELGEILLMHCAHRNPAVPESYTLEMAINDSATHEIDIIRYLLNENIVAVRVDKPRKKTRRALPHLQDPLIVIFETASGVRIDDELFVNCDYGYDIRCEVIGENAIAALNEQALISTRSAAGSAHHISQSCMERFATAYDREVQHFVDRVREGLAMSGPSSWDGYIVALVCDAGLASLQDGEKHAVAIPQQPALYH comes from the coding sequence ATGACAGTTAAAATCGGCTTGATTGGCCTGGGTATGATTGGCCGTGACCACCTGAAGCGTTTTAAAGACGTTATTACTGGCGCGCAGGTGACAGCGGTGTGTGATATTAATAAATCAGTCGCAGATAATATTGCCGCTGAATACGGTGCGACGCCATTTTACGATGCGGAAGCGATGATCCATTCTCCGCTGGTCGATGCCGTGTTTATTTGCTCGATTGGTCCGGTACATAAAACACAAATATTGACGGCATTTCAGGCCGGGAAACCAGTATTTTGTGAAAAACCGCTGACACCGACCGCCGACGAAGCCAAAGAAATCATTGATGCTGAAGTGAAAGCGGGTAAACGCCTGCTGCAACTTGGCTTTATGCGCCGTTTCGACCCCGGTTATCAGGCGCTTAAGCAATCGATTGATCGCGGTGAACTGGGCGAGATCCTGCTCATGCACTGCGCCCACCGTAATCCTGCGGTACCCGAAAGTTACACGCTGGAAATGGCGATCAATGATTCGGCGACTCACGAAATCGACATCATCCGTTATCTGCTGAACGAGAATATCGTGGCTGTGCGGGTCGATAAACCGCGCAAGAAAACCCGTCGTGCGCTGCCGCATTTGCAGGACCCGCTGATCGTGATTTTTGAAACCGCCTCCGGGGTGCGCATCGATGATGAACTCTTCGTGAACTGTGATTACGGCTACGACATCCGCTGTGAAGTGATTGGTGAGAATGCGATTGCGGCACTGAACGAACAGGCGCTGATCAGCACGCGTTCGGCGGCAGGCAGCGCGCATCATATCAGCCAGTCCTGCATGGAGCGTTTTGCCACCGCATATGACCGTGAGGTGCAGCATTTTGTCGATCGCGTGCGTGAGGGACTGGCGATGAGTGGCCCCTCATCCTGGGACGGCTATATCGTCGCGCTGGTCTGCGATGCCGGGCTGGCGTCGTTGCAGGACGGCGAAAAACATGCGGTGGCTATTCCACAACAACCGGCGCTGTATCACTAA
- a CDS encoding PTS sugar transporter subunit IIA, translating to MLKLNENDLFLHCQAANKNEAMQLAAAALEQGGYVKTGFFHAMQAREESVSTYIGAGIAFPHCAKADTHLVINTGFQVFQFPQGVSWGAGKVVFIVVAVAAQQDEHIQVLAAIADLLGDEVKTTLLANANTKAGFIEQFEKA from the coding sequence ATGTTGAAACTGAATGAAAACGATCTTTTCCTGCACTGCCAGGCGGCGAATAAAAACGAAGCGATGCAACTGGCGGCTGCGGCGTTAGAACAGGGTGGGTATGTCAAAACAGGTTTCTTCCACGCCATGCAGGCTCGGGAGGAGAGCGTTTCAACCTATATCGGCGCAGGGATTGCCTTTCCGCATTGCGCCAAAGCCGATACCCACCTCGTGATTAACACCGGGTTTCAGGTATTCCAGTTTCCCCAGGGGGTGAGCTGGGGAGCGGGCAAAGTGGTTTTTATCGTCGTCGCGGTGGCGGCGCAGCAGGATGAACATATTCAGGTACTGGCTGCGATAGCGGATTTATTGGGTGATGAGGTGAAAACCACCTTGTTAGCCAATGCCAACACTAAAGCCGGATTTATTGAACAGTTTGAAAAAGCCTAA
- a CDS encoding sugar phosphate isomerase/epimerase, translating into MKLALCTDVLGDLPFPAMLDKVKSYGISGVEMTAGGWSPCPHVDTEALLSSPEKLQQFQAELSRREMRIVALNCSGNPLAPGELGEKHSLSSYRAVELAGKLGVKKIVMMSGLPGGGPEDRVPNWITSTISWPDYMPGVIDYQWNEVAIPWWKKFVQHAKQHGIEKIAIEEFPCQLVYNPSTLLRLRHAVDEMIGINLDPSHLIAMGADPIAAARKLEGAVFHVHGKDARIERGLADVDGLMEYQPVTNTKTRTWNYVAVGCGMDLKWWKEFFSVLRMTGYNGDVSLEMEDLTMSVEAGLQTSIDALNATLSR; encoded by the coding sequence ATGAAACTGGCGTTATGTACCGATGTACTGGGTGATTTACCCTTTCCGGCCATGCTGGATAAAGTCAAAAGTTATGGCATCAGCGGTGTCGAAATGACGGCGGGCGGCTGGTCGCCCTGTCCGCATGTTGATACTGAGGCGCTGTTGTCGTCACCCGAGAAACTGCAACAGTTTCAGGCGGAGCTGAGCCGCCGTGAGATGCGTATTGTGGCGCTCAACTGTTCGGGTAATCCCTTGGCTCCGGGGGAACTCGGCGAAAAGCACAGCCTGAGCAGTTACCGCGCGGTAGAGCTGGCGGGTAAATTGGGTGTGAAGAAAATCGTGATGATGAGTGGTCTGCCTGGTGGCGGCCCGGAAGATCGCGTACCGAACTGGATTACGTCAACCATTTCCTGGCCCGACTACATGCCCGGCGTCATTGATTATCAGTGGAATGAAGTGGCGATTCCGTGGTGGAAGAAATTTGTACAGCATGCAAAACAGCATGGGATTGAAAAGATCGCCATTGAAGAGTTTCCTTGCCAGTTGGTTTACAACCCGTCGACCTTGCTGCGTTTGCGTCACGCAGTAGATGAAATGATTGGTATTAATCTTGATCCGTCACATCTGATTGCGATGGGTGCCGATCCGATCGCCGCAGCACGTAAGCTGGAAGGGGCGGTTTTCCACGTACACGGCAAAGATGCGCGTATTGAACGTGGTCTGGCCGATGTGGACGGATTAATGGAATACCAGCCGGTGACCAACACCAAAACCCGTACCTGGAACTATGTCGCAGTAGGCTGTGGTATGGATCTGAAGTGGTGGAAGGAGTTTTTCTCGGTACTGCGGATGACCGGATATAACGGTGATGTTTCGCTGGAGATGGAAGATCTGACGATGAGTGTTGAGGCTGGATTGCAAACCTCGATCGATGCACTGAACGCAACGTTAAGCCGTTAA
- a CDS encoding sugar dehydrogenase complex small subunit, giving the protein MLQSDDLSVGKIQLSRRKVLLSGAVIIASGLVTSALPSFALAQPSPGFAPFMQISRLLVNHQLDDAVGQRMLALLDSEEQGLLDNINQLLAIARAHNAFKVEDFFPAIPQGKLQDLAHKIIFGWYTGSLAPTRSAKTFAYEQALTWHTTLDVITIPSYGISGPNNWQRANTPVLPVPQF; this is encoded by the coding sequence ATGTTGCAGTCAGACGATCTTTCCGTCGGAAAGATCCAACTCTCACGCCGGAAAGTGCTGCTTTCTGGCGCGGTGATCATTGCCAGTGGGCTGGTCACCTCGGCGTTACCGTCGTTTGCCTTAGCGCAACCGTCACCCGGTTTTGCCCCTTTTATGCAGATCTCCCGCCTGCTGGTGAACCATCAACTGGATGATGCCGTCGGTCAGCGCATGCTGGCGCTGTTGGACAGTGAAGAACAGGGCTTGCTGGATAACATCAACCAACTGCTGGCCATTGCCCGTGCACACAATGCCTTCAAGGTGGAAGATTTCTTCCCGGCGATCCCGCAAGGCAAGTTGCAAGACCTGGCGCACAAAATCATCTTTGGCTGGTACACCGGCAGCCTCGCCCCGACGCGATCCGCCAAGACCTTCGCCTATGAACAGGCACTCACCTGGCACACCACGCTGGATGTGATCACTATTCCGTCTTACGGCATCAGTGGTCCCAACAACTGGCAACGCGCTAATACTCCGGTCCTTCCCGTACCGCAATTCTGA
- a CDS encoding GMC family oxidoreductase, producing MAAPNQSPVVIVGTGVVGVVIAEQLLDAGIPVLMLEAGPRVSRAEIVENFRNLPLAAKGNPIECYPSREWAPHPEPAGAGKGYLQLSGNDSYAQSYVRYAGGSTWHWAGTCWRLTPADMQLHTRYGVGRDWAFDYDTLEPYYVRAEYKLGICGPDDPALQWPSQRSKPYPMPALPFGPGEARFTEVVREKLGLHNIPTAQARNSGTSYDDRPACCANNNCVPVCPVGAKYDGATALSRLEAKGATILDNAVVWRIETNASNHIEAVHYYDQHKQSHRVSGKLFIIACNGLETPKLLLMSADARNPNGIANSSDQVGRNMMDHPQITMTVTLEEPYWAGVGPVVNSGIMETSQGDFRSEHAGAYFRFNNFARNRFVTFGALQKGLVGKALDEEIRRMTACTADIVLAHEILPDANNRLTLSDKKDWLGLPKPAIHYDVGDYVRRSYNDYSKPIADRIAEAMGAIDKKYSKQFNQSKHIMGGTIMGNDPANSVVDNVCRAHDHRNLFLPGGGAMASTACGNSTLTMVALAFKAADAIVKQAQEA from the coding sequence ATGGCAGCCCCAAATCAGTCACCTGTGGTGATCGTCGGCACCGGCGTGGTCGGTGTGGTGATCGCAGAACAACTGCTGGACGCTGGTATTCCGGTGCTTATGCTGGAAGCTGGCCCGCGCGTCTCACGTGCGGAAATCGTGGAAAACTTCCGTAACTTGCCGTTGGCGGCGAAAGGCAATCCGATTGAGTGCTATCCCTCGCGCGAGTGGGCACCGCACCCGGAACCGGCTGGCGCAGGCAAAGGTTATCTGCAACTGAGCGGCAATGATTCTTACGCGCAAAGCTACGTGCGTTATGCCGGTGGTTCAACCTGGCACTGGGCGGGCACCTGCTGGCGTCTGACCCCTGCGGATATGCAGCTGCATACCCGTTATGGCGTGGGCCGCGATTGGGCCTTTGACTATGACACGCTGGAACCGTACTACGTCCGCGCCGAGTATAAGCTCGGCATCTGTGGTCCGGATGATCCGGCGCTGCAATGGCCGTCGCAGCGTTCAAAACCCTATCCGATGCCTGCGCTGCCATTTGGTCCTGGTGAGGCGCGTTTTACCGAGGTGGTACGCGAGAAGCTGGGGCTGCATAACATCCCAACGGCGCAGGCGCGTAACAGCGGCACGTCATACGATGATCGTCCCGCCTGCTGTGCCAATAACAACTGCGTCCCGGTGTGTCCGGTCGGGGCCAAATATGATGGTGCGACGGCGTTATCACGCCTGGAAGCTAAAGGCGCAACCATCCTCGATAACGCCGTGGTGTGGCGCATTGAAACCAATGCCAGCAACCATATCGAAGCGGTGCATTACTATGACCAGCACAAGCAAAGTCATCGCGTCAGCGGCAAGCTGTTTATCATCGCCTGTAACGGTCTGGAGACGCCCAAACTGTTGCTGATGTCGGCGGATGCGCGCAACCCGAACGGCATCGCCAACAGTTCTGATCAGGTGGGGCGCAATATGATGGACCACCCGCAGATCACCATGACGGTCACGCTGGAAGAACCTTACTGGGCAGGTGTTGGGCCGGTGGTGAACAGCGGCATTATGGAAACGTCACAAGGGGATTTCCGTTCCGAGCATGCCGGGGCCTATTTCCGCTTTAATAACTTTGCCCGCAACCGGTTTGTCACCTTTGGTGCATTGCAGAAAGGGCTGGTCGGCAAAGCGTTGGATGAAGAGATCCGCCGCATGACCGCCTGCACCGCCGATATCGTGCTGGCGCATGAGATCCTGCCGGATGCCAACAACCGTCTGACGCTCTCCGACAAAAAGGACTGGCTTGGCCTGCCGAAACCGGCCATCCATTATGACGTCGGCGACTACGTCCGTCGTTCGTATAACGACTACTCAAAACCGATTGCCGACCGCATTGCCGAGGCGATGGGCGCGATCGACAAGAAGTATTCCAAACAGTTTAACCAGAGCAAGCACATCATGGGCGGCACCATCATGGGGAATGACCCTGCCAATTCGGTGGTGGATAACGTCTGCCGGGCGCACGATCACCGCAACCTGTTCCTGCCAGGTGGGGGTGCGATGGCGAGTACCGCATGCGGTAACAGCACCCTGACCATGGTGGCACTGGCGTTCAAAGCCGCTGATGCCATCGTCAAACAGGCACAGGAGGCGTGA
- a CDS encoding cytochrome c, translating into MMRKLKPAALALMLACVAGAVHAASDDALVKKGEYLAVASDCTACHSASAAQPFAGGKAIASPVGEIIATNITPSKTDGIGNYSEQQFADALRKGIRADGAHLYPAMPYTAYATLTDEDIHALYAYFMSGVQAVDRPTAQTHLPFPLNLRFSMMFWNALFLNAPGYQPDASQTASWNRGRYLVEGAAHCSTCHTPRGFLMQEKTAAAFTGAQVGSWYAPNITANPVSGIGQWSQQELVTYLRTGRLAGKAQAAGSMAEAITHSFQHLSDADLTAIAEYMQSVPDHTAFASGATRFTQGTPGNNLAAFRGDAFATPVSDEGARLFSGNCASCHGSSGQGTKDGFYPSLFHNSATAEHNSSNLIATILFGVERDSAQGNVFMPPFGAQPNALNHLNDQQVATLSNWILHRYGNKDVTVSPEQVAEIRRGGPASPLVLLAQLGVAVGVLAAIAIVLWLLWRRKRSTLTTGK; encoded by the coding sequence ATGATGCGGAAGTTAAAACCTGCCGCACTGGCACTGATGCTGGCTTGCGTCGCGGGTGCGGTACATGCCGCCAGTGATGATGCGCTGGTGAAGAAGGGGGAATATCTGGCGGTGGCCTCCGACTGTACCGCCTGCCATAGCGCATCAGCGGCGCAGCCATTTGCCGGAGGTAAAGCCATTGCTTCGCCGGTCGGTGAGATCATTGCCACCAATATCACACCGTCGAAAACGGACGGGATCGGCAACTACAGTGAGCAACAGTTTGCTGATGCGCTGCGTAAGGGGATTCGTGCCGACGGTGCGCATCTTTATCCGGCAATGCCCTATACCGCTTACGCCACGCTGACCGACGAGGATATTCATGCCTTGTATGCTTATTTTATGTCAGGCGTACAGGCGGTCGATCGTCCTACGGCGCAGACGCATCTGCCGTTCCCGCTGAACCTGCGTTTCTCCATGATGTTCTGGAACGCGTTGTTCCTGAATGCACCAGGCTATCAGCCAGACGCCTCGCAAACCGCCAGTTGGAACCGGGGCCGTTATCTGGTGGAAGGGGCGGCACACTGTAGCACCTGCCATACCCCGCGTGGTTTCCTGATGCAGGAGAAAACCGCGGCGGCCTTTACCGGTGCGCAGGTGGGGTCATGGTACGCGCCGAACATTACCGCCAATCCGGTCAGCGGTATTGGCCAGTGGTCACAGCAAGAGTTAGTGACTTACCTGCGCACTGGCCGTCTGGCTGGCAAGGCACAGGCGGCGGGCAGCATGGCGGAAGCCATCACCCACAGTTTCCAGCATCTGTCAGATGCCGATCTGACGGCGATCGCCGAGTATATGCAGAGTGTGCCGGATCATACCGCCTTTGCGTCTGGCGCTACACGCTTCACGCAGGGAACGCCTGGCAACAACCTCGCGGCCTTCCGTGGTGACGCGTTTGCCACGCCAGTCAGTGATGAAGGTGCCCGGCTGTTCTCGGGTAACTGCGCCTCCTGCCACGGCAGCAGCGGGCAGGGCACCAAAGATGGCTTCTATCCCAGCCTGTTCCATAACAGCGCCACGGCAGAACATAATTCATCTAATCTTATTGCGACTATTCTGTTTGGTGTCGAGCGCGATAGCGCGCAGGGCAATGTGTTTATGCCACCCTTCGGTGCGCAGCCTAACGCGCTCAACCATCTTAATGATCAGCAGGTTGCCACCCTGTCGAACTGGATTTTGCATCGTTACGGCAACAAAGATGTGACAGTGTCACCTGAGCAGGTAGCGGAGATCCGGCGTGGCGGCCCTGCGTCACCTCTGGTACTGCTGGCGCAACTGGGTGTGGCTGTAGGTGTGCTGGCAGCGATCGCCATAGTCCTTTGGCTGCTCTGGCGGCGTAAACGTTCAACCCTTACCACTGGAAAATAA
- a CDS encoding sugar dehydrogenase complex small subunit yields the protein MKHYSRRRVLKMAGLVVITSAAGHLLPLPRLNAAQTLANAATQADFIQVSQWLTQQENLNSAVAHALLIALNQTQKDFTAGLTQLKTLLQSQPGLLQQDHLTFAASDAASEKLAKAILGGWYNGVVGKGIHALYVTYVNTLANQLVNDKLVPPSFSYGECGSWAQQP from the coding sequence ATGAAGCACTACTCACGCCGTCGCGTGCTGAAGATGGCCGGATTGGTGGTCATCACCAGCGCTGCGGGGCATCTGTTGCCGCTGCCGCGCCTCAATGCGGCGCAAACCCTGGCTAATGCGGCGACGCAGGCGGATTTTATCCAGGTTTCCCAATGGCTGACCCAGCAGGAGAACCTGAATAGCGCCGTGGCCCATGCGCTGCTGATCGCCCTGAATCAGACCCAAAAGGATTTCACTGCCGGGCTGACGCAACTTAAAACGTTGCTGCAAAGTCAGCCAGGTTTGCTGCAACAGGACCACTTGACCTTTGCTGCCAGTGACGCCGCCAGCGAGAAGCTGGCAAAAGCGATTCTTGGCGGCTGGTACAACGGTGTGGTCGGCAAAGGCATACATGCGCTGTACGTCACTTATGTCAACACGCTCGCCAATCAACTGGTGAATGACAAACTGGTGCCACCGAGTTTTTCGTATGGCGAATGTGGCAGCTGGGCGCAACAGCCCTGA
- a CDS encoding GMC family oxidoreductase codes for MNNKNSADVVVIGAGVNGSLLATRLAKAGKSVLLLESGPKVGRDELVERFRASAFKSDFMSPYPFSELAPQPRYTPEPNDYLHQLGPHPFAAQYIRMFGGTSWHWAAQLWRFVPNDFRQQTQYGVGKDWPFGYDELEPYYYEAEVIAGVGGSPDNGSPRSKPYPMERVPASWLQQRVTARLAPDFTVLDDSTGRNSHSYDGRPACCGNNNCMPLCPIDAQYHGGLAAQQAQDSGVQVITEAVVYQLEHDAQGKIVAANYYDWNKVSHRVTAETFVLAANAIETPKLLLMSVSDKFPQGIANARDNVGRNLCDHPAIGVTFDVDEEIWPGRGPVSPCSIGQFRDGDFRREHAPFRIDISNASQVAAVTKEVLAEGFFGKKLQEEIRFRAARRLSIKNAMEQLPDPNNRVTLSSNKDALGLPTPALYWNVSDYELKGTEKTRACYDAIAAKLGGTHIQHSKSGKFSNRQHITGTLSMGLDPATSVTDAWGRAHDHQNLFMVGTGVMPTVGTCNVTLTAMALALRTADKILQETQHG; via the coding sequence ATGAATAATAAAAATTCTGCCGATGTGGTGGTGATTGGCGCGGGCGTCAATGGATCACTGCTGGCAACCCGACTGGCAAAAGCCGGCAAATCTGTGCTGTTACTGGAATCAGGCCCGAAAGTAGGGCGTGACGAGTTGGTTGAGCGTTTTCGTGCCTCGGCGTTCAAATCTGACTTTATGTCGCCATATCCGTTTTCCGAGCTGGCACCGCAGCCGCGTTACACGCCGGAACCCAATGATTACCTGCACCAACTGGGGCCGCACCCGTTTGCGGCGCAGTATATTCGCATGTTCGGTGGCACCAGTTGGCACTGGGCGGCCCAGCTGTGGCGCTTTGTTCCCAACGATTTCCGTCAGCAGACCCAGTATGGCGTGGGTAAAGACTGGCCGTTTGGTTACGATGAGCTGGAACCTTACTACTACGAGGCGGAAGTGATCGCCGGAGTAGGCGGTTCGCCTGATAACGGCTCTCCACGCAGTAAACCTTATCCGATGGAGCGGGTACCGGCGTCCTGGTTGCAACAGCGCGTCACCGCCCGCCTGGCACCGGATTTTACCGTGCTGGATGATAGCACCGGACGTAACAGCCACAGCTACGATGGCCGTCCGGCCTGTTGCGGCAATAACAACTGCATGCCGCTGTGTCCGATTGATGCGCAGTACCACGGTGGTCTGGCGGCGCAACAGGCGCAGGACAGCGGCGTACAGGTGATCACCGAAGCGGTGGTGTACCAGCTTGAACACGATGCGCAGGGCAAGATTGTTGCCGCCAACTACTACGACTGGAACAAAGTCAGTCATCGCGTGACGGCAGAGACCTTCGTGCTGGCGGCCAACGCCATTGAAACGCCGAAGCTGCTGCTGATGTCCGTCAGCGACAAATTCCCCCAAGGGATCGCCAACGCGCGCGATAACGTTGGGCGTAACCTGTGCGACCACCCGGCGATTGGTGTTACCTTTGATGTGGATGAAGAGATCTGGCCTGGCCGTGGGCCGGTCAGCCCATGCTCGATTGGTCAATTTCGTGACGGCGATTTCCGCCGCGAACATGCACCGTTCCGTATCGATATCTCCAACGCCTCACAGGTCGCCGCAGTGACCAAAGAGGTACTGGCAGAAGGCTTCTTCGGTAAGAAATTGCAGGAGGAAATTCGCTTCCGTGCGGCGCGTCGTTTGAGTATCAAAAACGCGATGGAACAGTTGCCCGATCCCAATAACCGCGTCACGCTCAGCAGCAATAAAGACGCACTGGGCCTGCCGACGCCAGCGCTGTACTGGAACGTCAGCGACTATGAGCTGAAGGGCACCGAAAAAACCCGCGCATGCTACGACGCTATCGCGGCAAAACTGGGCGGCACCCATATCCAGCACAGCAAAAGCGGCAAATTTTCAAACCGTCAACATATCACGGGCACGCTGTCGATGGGCCTCGATCCGGCGACCAGCGTCACCGATGCGTGGGGACGCGCCCACGACCACCAAAATCTCTTTATGGTTGGCACCGGCGTGATGCCGACGGTCGGCACCTGTAACGTGACCCTGACCGCAATGGCGCTGGCACTGCGCACCGCTGATAAAATTTTGCAGGAGACGCAACATGGCTAA
- a CDS encoding cytochrome c, protein MAKQWQTWLAAGVLAVVAGQAQAADQNAQIKRGEYLAIAGDCGACHSEEGKAPFSGGHAIASPLGTIFSTNITPSKTAGIGHYSEAQFAAALREGVRGDGSQLYPAMPYTAYAKLSDDDVAALYAYFMHGVQPVDEQPQKTALPFPFNLRFSMAAWNWLFLDKQRFQPDAAQSDEWNRGAYLVQGLTHCSTCHTPRNFLMAEQSAHNLQGASLGTWFAPDITAATLQGKSHWTRAMLADYLATGHASNGATAGGPMLEAIDKSFSRMTPEDRQAIATYLLPAETGTAAAVVQPGLTPVQGDDTPQASLSSGAVLYRNNCAACHNLQGQGLHGLPALQNHPVLNKPTADNVAMAVLQGVWPEKGQGMIGFAASLSDAQIADITNYVMQDMGHSQVQITADRVKTLRAGGAASPLMLLARVGMGVAVVAILLVLWWWRRKRAISQ, encoded by the coding sequence ATGGCTAAGCAATGGCAAACATGGCTGGCCGCGGGCGTGCTGGCGGTGGTCGCGGGTCAGGCCCAGGCGGCCGATCAAAACGCGCAGATCAAACGCGGTGAGTATCTGGCGATTGCCGGTGACTGTGGTGCTTGCCATAGCGAGGAAGGCAAAGCGCCGTTTAGCGGTGGGCATGCCATCGCCAGCCCGCTGGGTACCATTTTCAGTACCAACATTACCCCGTCGAAAACCGCCGGAATTGGTCACTACAGCGAAGCGCAGTTTGCCGCCGCGCTGCGTGAAGGGGTGCGTGGTGACGGCAGTCAGCTCTATCCGGCGATGCCGTATACCGCTTATGCTAAGCTGAGCGATGACGATGTGGCGGCGCTGTACGCTTACTTTATGCACGGCGTGCAACCGGTGGATGAGCAGCCGCAGAAAACCGCGCTGCCGTTTCCGTTCAACCTGCGCTTCAGCATGGCCGCGTGGAACTGGCTGTTCCTCGATAAACAACGCTTCCAGCCAGACGCCGCACAATCAGACGAGTGGAACCGTGGTGCATATCTGGTGCAGGGGTTAACCCATTGCAGTACCTGCCATACACCACGTAACTTCCTGATGGCGGAGCAGTCGGCGCACAACCTTCAGGGCGCATCGCTCGGCACCTGGTTTGCGCCAGATATCACTGCGGCGACCCTACAGGGTAAGTCGCACTGGACACGCGCCATGTTAGCTGACTACCTCGCGACCGGACATGCCAGCAATGGTGCGACGGCAGGTGGACCGATGCTGGAAGCGATCGATAAAAGTTTCTCGCGGATGACGCCGGAAGATCGCCAGGCGATCGCGACCTATCTGCTACCGGCAGAGACAGGCACCGCGGCGGCGGTCGTGCAGCCGGGTCTGACGCCGGTACAAGGTGATGATACGCCCCAGGCCAGCCTCAGCAGTGGCGCAGTGTTGTATCGTAACAACTGCGCCGCCTGCCATAACCTGCAAGGACAGGGGTTACATGGCTTACCGGCACTGCAAAACCATCCGGTACTGAATAAGCCAACGGCAGATAACGTGGCGATGGCGGTGTTGCAGGGGGTTTGGCCGGAAAAAGGTCAGGGCATGATTGGCTTCGCCGCTTCGCTCAGCGATGCCCAGATTGCCGACATCACCAATTACGTGATGCAGGACATGGGGCACAGCCAGGTGCAGATCACCGCCGATCGGGTGAAAACCCTGCGTGCCGGTGGCGCGGCATCGCCGCTGATGCTGCTGGCACGCGTGGGGATGGGCGTGGCCGTGGTAGCGATCCTGCTGGTGCTGTGGTGGTGGCGGAGAAAACGTGCCATCAGTCAGTGA
- a CDS encoding TetR/AcrR family transcriptional regulator: MRTLTEERRQAIIDAASRLFQEMGYERTSMNEVAKRVGGSKATLYNYFVSKEALFETVVRTYSTRFLNEAAAQLSDTASAALSLEQTLIQFGEGMLKVLGGDNQAMQIYRVVVGEAGHSDIGRLFLDAGIDESMLKLAQVMADAMQRGELTEAEPMLRAQQFTSLVKAEIDGIFLQRELPRYTEAQIKSMVINSVDLFLRGAKP, translated from the coding sequence ATGAGAACGCTGACTGAAGAACGCCGTCAGGCCATCATCGACGCCGCTTCCCGTTTATTTCAGGAAATGGGCTATGAACGTACTTCCATGAACGAAGTCGCGAAGCGGGTGGGAGGGTCGAAAGCCACGCTTTATAATTACTTTGTCTCGAAAGAAGCGTTATTCGAAACCGTCGTCCGTACTTACAGTACACGTTTTCTTAACGAAGCGGCGGCACAGTTAAGCGACACCGCCAGTGCGGCGTTAAGCCTTGAGCAGACGTTGATTCAGTTTGGTGAAGGCATGCTCAAAGTTCTGGGCGGTGACAACCAGGCGATGCAGATTTACCGTGTCGTGGTCGGTGAAGCAGGGCATTCAGATATTGGCCGGTTGTTTCTCGATGCCGGTATTGACGAAAGTATGCTGAAACTCGCGCAGGTCATGGCCGACGCAATGCAGCGCGGGGAACTGACCGAAGCGGAGCCGATGCTACGAGCGCAACAGTTTACCTCCCTGGTCAAAGCTGAAATTGATGGAATTTTTCTGCAACGAGAATTGCCACGTTACACTGAGGCGCAGATAAAAAGCATGGTTATCAACAGCGTCGATTTGTTCCTGCGCGGTGCGAAACCCTGA
- a CDS encoding YdgH/BhsA/McbA-like domain containing protein — MKSIKTFVVVAALSLVSFGSFAQSITASASTLDGAEAKIAAQAKQAGASYKITGARVDNGAYLSAELTK, encoded by the coding sequence ATGAAATCTATCAAAACTTTCGTAGTAGTTGCGGCTCTGTCACTGGTTTCTTTTGGCAGCTTCGCGCAAAGTATCACCGCCTCTGCCTCTACGCTGGATGGCGCGGAAGCCAAAATCGCCGCTCAGGCAAAACAAGCAGGTGCATCTTATAAAATTACCGGCGCTCGCGTGGATAACGGTGCTTACCTGTCCGCTGAATTGACAAAATGA